One Stenotrophomonas sp. SAU14A_NAIMI4_5 DNA segment encodes these proteins:
- a CDS encoding GspH/FimT family pseudopilin yields the protein MLLAVLLTLAWGPWQRLVARLRADTLRAELTGSLVLARSTAVTQRRRVTVCGSLDGMSCSQEWSHGWLVRTEDSPWGAAPGKVVHVRDRQPGGIKVQSSQHRPHVQFLPDGRNAGTNQSLVLCVDGREHSRVVINVTGRVRSERPRSPADC from the coding sequence ATGCTGCTGGCCGTCCTGCTCACGCTCGCATGGGGTCCCTGGCAGCGCCTGGTGGCACGCCTGCGCGCGGACACCCTGCGCGCCGAGCTCACCGGCAGCCTGGTGCTGGCGCGCTCTACGGCGGTGACCCAGCGCAGGCGGGTCACCGTCTGTGGCTCGCTCGACGGCATGTCCTGCAGCCAGGAATGGAGCCACGGCTGGCTGGTGCGTACGGAAGACTCACCGTGGGGAGCAGCACCGGGCAAGGTCGTGCATGTGCGCGACCGGCAACCGGGCGGCATCAAGGTCCAATCCAGCCAGCACCGCCCTCATGTGCAGTTCCTGCCGGACGGACGCAATGCAGGCACCAACCAGTCCCTCGTGCTGTGCGTGGACGGGCGCGAGCACAGCCGTGTGGTCATCAACGTGACCGGCCGGGTACGCAGCGAGCGCCCCCGATCACCCGCCGACTGCTGA
- the uvrB gene encoding excinuclease ABC subunit UvrB, protein MSDSFQLVSPYSPAGDQPNAIAKLTDNFEAGIAKQTLLGVTGSGKTYTIANVIQNVQKPTLIMAPNKTLAAQLYGEFKAFFPHNAVEYFVSYYDYYQPEAYVPSSDTFIEKDSSINEHIEQMRLAATKTLLSRPDAIVVATVSAIYGLGAPEDYLSLRLILSKGERIEQRDLINHLTQLQYTRNEYELQRGTFRVRGEVIDVFPAESDSEALRIELFDGEVEKITMFDPLTGETIRNMQRFTVYPKTHYATTRERVLAAVETIKVELKERLEQLYAENKLVEAQRLAQRTQFDIEMMAEVGFCNGIENYSRHLTGKSAGEPPPTLFDYLPPDALLVIDESHVTIPQIGAMFKGDRSRKETLVEFGFRLPSALDNRPLRFEEWEARCPRAIYVSATPGPYEYRETGDDITELVVRPTGLIDPVVEIRPVGTQVDDLMSEANERIKAGDRVLVTTLTKRMAENLTEYLTEHGIRVRYLHSDVDTVERVEIIRDLRLGKFDVLVGINLLREGLDMPEVSLVAILDADKEGFLRSTGSLIQTIGRAARNVRGKAILYADKITRSMQAAIDETDRRRAKQVEYNEEHGIVPRSVARPIVDVLEGARSDAAEKESRKGKGKGRAVAEDAADYRSMSPAQLATRLKALEQQMYQHAKDLEFEDAARVRDQIRQLKEASLG, encoded by the coding sequence ATGAGCGACAGTTTTCAACTCGTCTCGCCGTATTCACCGGCGGGCGACCAGCCCAACGCGATCGCGAAGCTGACCGATAATTTTGAAGCGGGCATCGCCAAGCAGACGCTGCTGGGCGTGACCGGTTCGGGCAAGACCTACACCATCGCGAACGTCATCCAGAACGTGCAGAAGCCGACGCTGATCATGGCGCCGAACAAGACGCTGGCCGCGCAGCTGTATGGTGAATTCAAGGCGTTCTTCCCGCACAACGCGGTGGAGTACTTCGTCAGCTACTACGATTACTACCAGCCCGAAGCCTACGTGCCGTCGTCGGACACCTTCATCGAGAAGGACAGTTCGATCAACGAGCACATCGAGCAGATGCGTTTGGCGGCGACCAAGACGCTGCTGTCGCGCCCGGATGCGATCGTGGTGGCCACGGTGTCGGCCATCTACGGCCTGGGCGCGCCGGAAGACTACCTGTCGCTGCGCCTGATCCTGTCCAAGGGCGAGCGCATCGAGCAGCGCGACCTGATCAACCACCTGACCCAGCTGCAGTACACGCGCAACGAGTACGAGCTGCAGCGCGGTACGTTCCGCGTGCGTGGCGAGGTGATCGACGTGTTCCCGGCCGAATCGGACAGCGAGGCCCTGCGCATCGAGCTATTCGATGGCGAGGTCGAGAAGATCACCATGTTCGATCCGCTCACCGGCGAGACGATCCGTAACATGCAGCGCTTCACCGTCTACCCGAAGACCCACTACGCGACCACGCGCGAGCGCGTGCTGGCCGCCGTGGAGACCATCAAGGTGGAGCTGAAGGAGCGCCTGGAGCAGCTGTACGCGGAAAACAAGCTGGTCGAGGCGCAGCGCCTGGCCCAGCGCACCCAGTTCGACATCGAGATGATGGCCGAGGTTGGTTTCTGCAACGGCATCGAGAACTACTCGCGGCACCTGACCGGCAAGAGTGCGGGCGAGCCGCCACCGACCCTGTTCGACTACCTGCCGCCGGACGCGCTGCTGGTCATCGACGAATCGCACGTGACCATTCCGCAGATCGGCGCGATGTTCAAGGGCGATCGTTCGCGCAAGGAAACCCTGGTCGAGTTCGGCTTCCGCCTGCCGTCGGCGCTGGACAACCGGCCGCTGCGCTTTGAGGAATGGGAAGCGCGCTGCCCGCGCGCGATCTACGTGTCCGCCACGCCGGGTCCGTATGAGTACCGCGAGACCGGTGATGACATCACCGAGCTGGTGGTGCGCCCGACCGGCCTGATCGATCCGGTGGTGGAAATCCGCCCGGTCGGCACCCAGGTCGACGACCTGATGAGCGAGGCCAACGAACGCATCAAGGCCGGTGACCGCGTGCTGGTCACCACGCTGACCAAGCGCATGGCCGAGAACCTCACCGAGTACCTGACTGAACATGGCATCCGCGTGCGCTATCTGCATTCGGACGTGGACACGGTGGAGCGCGTGGAGATCATCCGCGACCTGCGCCTGGGCAAGTTCGACGTATTGGTGGGCATCAACCTGCTGCGCGAAGGCCTGGACATGCCGGAGGTCTCGCTGGTGGCGATCCTGGATGCGGACAAGGAAGGTTTCCTGCGTTCGACCGGTTCACTGATCCAGACCATCGGCCGCGCTGCGCGAAACGTGCGCGGCAAGGCCATCCTGTATGCGGACAAGATCACCCGCTCGATGCAGGCGGCGATCGACGAGACCGACCGCCGCCGCGCCAAGCAGGTCGAGTACAACGAGGAGCACGGTATCGTGCCGCGTTCGGTGGCCCGGCCGATCGTGGACGTGCTGGAAGGCGCGCGCTCGGATGCTGCGGAGAAGGAGTCCCGCAAGGGCAAAGGCAAGGGCAGGGCGGTGGCCGAGGATGCGGCCGATTACCGGTCGATGTCGCCGGCCCAGCTGGCCACCCGGCTCAAGGCGCTGGAGCAGCAGATGTACCAGCACGCCAAGGATCTGGAGTTCGAAGATGCCGCCCGCGTGCGTGACCAGATCCGGCAGCTGAAGGAGGCCAGCCTCGGCTGA
- a CDS encoding MipA/OmpV family protein: protein MLPLPPALLRPLLCTVVLSTPLLASAQEQAPGVQAGITFGATTGAYAHYDDKPLVVPALAWQGKRFYASPGSLGMYLYKEQGLRVSAVVTPYTLRFKTDDVNDAQLRRLDSRQMSAMAGVSAEYSADWGALSASVKREVSGHGGGLESSLYYSYPIQAGRFIWVPRVGVVHSSARLLDYYYGISDEEALRSGLAAYSPGSATSPGLQIAVSTPLGTKWRATGVVASQWFGDAVKDSPMARRGAQNSAFISLMRAF from the coding sequence ATGCTCCCGTTGCCCCCTGCCCTGCTGCGCCCCCTGCTGTGCACCGTCGTTCTCTCCACGCCGCTGCTGGCAAGCGCCCAGGAACAGGCACCGGGCGTGCAGGCCGGCATCACCTTCGGCGCGACCACCGGTGCGTACGCGCACTACGATGACAAGCCGCTGGTGGTGCCGGCGCTGGCATGGCAGGGCAAGCGCTTCTATGCCAGCCCCGGCTCGCTGGGCATGTACCTGTACAAGGAACAGGGCCTGCGCGTTTCCGCGGTGGTCACGCCCTACACGCTGCGCTTCAAGACCGATGACGTGAACGATGCGCAGCTGCGCCGCCTGGACAGCCGGCAGATGTCGGCCATGGCCGGCGTCAGCGCCGAGTACAGCGCCGACTGGGGTGCCCTGTCGGCCAGCGTCAAGCGCGAGGTCAGCGGCCACGGTGGCGGCCTCGAATCCAGCCTGTATTACAGCTATCCCATCCAGGCCGGGCGCTTCATCTGGGTGCCGCGCGTGGGCGTGGTGCACAGCAGTGCACGCCTGCTCGACTACTACTACGGCATCAGCGACGAGGAAGCCCTGCGCTCGGGCCTGGCCGCCTATTCGCCGGGCAGCGCCACTTCGCCGGGCCTGCAGATCGCGGTCAGCACACCGCTGGGCACGAAGTGGCGCGCCACCGGCGTGGTCGCCAGCCAGTGGTTCGGCGATGCGGTGAAAGACAGCCCGATGGCCCGCCGCGGCGCGCAGAACTCCGCCTTCATTTCCCTGATGCGCGCGTTCTGA
- a CDS encoding response regulator transcription factor has translation MRILLVEDDPDLSRALQSGLERQGVVADVVGSLAEAALALREPVHQLLLLDRQLPDGDGAGFVATARALRPNIAVIMLTAKGTLSDKVEGLDVGADDYLVKPVAIEELMARIRAVSRRPSAMVTPSLRLGNFEFDFESLQAQVDGQLLTLPRRQVLVLQALAMRQGRTVTRSALEAAVYGFDDEIQSNALDAHISKLRKALQQAGAGVEIHVIRGVGYLLAEA, from the coding sequence ATGCGCATCCTCCTGGTGGAAGACGATCCCGATCTCTCGCGGGCCCTGCAGTCGGGCCTCGAACGGCAGGGCGTGGTCGCCGACGTGGTCGGCAGCCTGGCCGAGGCGGCGCTGGCCCTGCGAGAACCCGTGCACCAGCTGCTGCTGCTCGACCGCCAGCTGCCCGATGGCGATGGCGCCGGTTTCGTTGCCACCGCGCGTGCGCTGCGGCCGAACATCGCGGTGATCATGCTGACCGCCAAGGGCACGTTGTCGGACAAGGTGGAGGGGCTCGATGTCGGCGCCGACGACTACCTGGTCAAGCCCGTGGCGATCGAAGAACTGATGGCGCGCATCCGCGCGGTCTCGCGTCGGCCGTCGGCGATGGTCACGCCGAGCCTGCGGCTGGGCAACTTCGAGTTCGATTTCGAATCGCTGCAGGCGCAGGTGGATGGCCAGCTGCTGACCCTGCCGCGGCGCCAGGTGCTGGTGCTGCAGGCGCTGGCCATGCGCCAGGGGCGCACAGTCACCCGCAGCGCATTGGAGGCGGCGGTGTACGGCTTCGACGATGAGATCCAGTCCAACGCACTGGATGCGCACATCTCCAAGCTGCGCAAGGCGCTGCAGCAGGCGGGCGCGGGCGTGGAGATCCACGTCATCCGCGGCGTCGGCTACCTGCTGGCGGAGGCCTGA
- a CDS encoding HAMP domain-containing sensor histidine kinase — translation MARQIRSITLGLAWRLFLAQAFTVLFAVVALILTWGDKESWNMDMFTAEDVAKAVHSQGAHLVLDEPRWQALNARAGGNLWFVAVDDRGIWLERGKVPALHAPLLARLPALGATEVGSLVPPYLDVARVMVRIEDGRRITVMAGGAPKGGLVDGALMVLRLIGFWFFLPLIVVTLLVMPTVIHRAMRGVRRLAQQAKELDIGQPGARLDEQLVSTEVAPLVSAFNDAIDKVQQGYAARDKFLADAAHELRVPIAVVQARLSQLPQGELKSQLLTDVARLGNVAEHLLDLQRLDRNVSTLQRVDLAHVVRESAAELAPLVVGAGYGFEVDAPEAPVWIQGDGLALGRVMANLVHNGIVHGGGRGTICVRLDAEGLLEISDQGAGVPVGDREAIFEPFHRLRAAGSGSGLGLHLVKEIVQHHGGTVSVAEAVGGGASFRVNFQRAGLRR, via the coding sequence ATGGCCAGGCAGATCCGTTCGATCACCCTCGGCCTGGCCTGGCGCCTGTTCCTGGCGCAGGCGTTCACCGTGCTGTTCGCGGTGGTGGCGCTGATCCTGACCTGGGGTGACAAGGAGTCCTGGAACATGGACATGTTCACCGCAGAGGACGTCGCCAAGGCCGTGCACAGCCAGGGAGCGCACCTGGTGCTGGACGAGCCGCGCTGGCAGGCGTTGAACGCGCGCGCCGGCGGCAACCTGTGGTTCGTCGCCGTCGATGACCGCGGCATCTGGCTGGAGCGCGGTAAGGTGCCCGCGCTGCACGCGCCGCTGCTGGCGCGGCTGCCGGCATTGGGCGCCACCGAAGTCGGATCGCTGGTGCCGCCCTATCTGGACGTGGCGCGGGTAATGGTGCGCATCGAGGATGGACGTCGCATCACGGTGATGGCCGGTGGCGCGCCCAAGGGCGGGCTGGTCGATGGCGCGCTAATGGTGCTGCGGCTGATCGGTTTCTGGTTCTTCCTGCCGCTGATCGTGGTGACCCTGCTGGTGATGCCCACCGTCATCCATCGTGCGATGCGCGGGGTGCGCCGGCTGGCGCAGCAGGCCAAGGAGCTGGACATCGGCCAGCCCGGTGCCCGGTTGGACGAACAGCTCGTCTCCACTGAAGTCGCGCCCCTGGTGAGTGCCTTCAACGATGCCATCGACAAGGTGCAGCAGGGCTACGCCGCGCGCGACAAGTTCCTGGCCGATGCCGCGCACGAACTGCGCGTGCCGATCGCGGTGGTGCAGGCACGGCTGTCGCAGCTTCCGCAGGGTGAACTGAAGTCGCAGCTGCTGACCGACGTGGCGCGGCTGGGCAACGTGGCCGAGCACCTGCTCGACCTGCAGCGTCTGGACCGCAACGTCAGCACGCTGCAGCGGGTCGATCTGGCCCACGTGGTGCGTGAATCGGCGGCCGAGCTGGCGCCGCTGGTGGTCGGCGCGGGGTATGGCTTCGAAGTGGATGCGCCAGAAGCACCGGTCTGGATCCAGGGCGATGGCCTGGCGCTGGGCCGGGTGATGGCCAACCTGGTGCACAACGGCATCGTCCACGGTGGCGGTCGCGGCACCATCTGCGTGCGCCTGGATGCGGAGGGACTGTTGGAGATCAGCGATCAGGGGGCGGGCGTGCCGGTGGGTGACCGCGAGGCGATCTTCGAACCCTTCCATCGCCTGCGTGCCGCCGGCAGTGGCAGCGGCCTGGGGCTGCATCTGGTCAAGGAGATCGTGCAGCACCACGGTGGCACCGTCAGCGTGGCCGAAGCCGTCGGTGGTGGCGCCAGCTTCCGGGTCAACTTCCAGCGCGCCGGCCTGCGCCGCTGA
- a CDS encoding DNA internalization-related competence protein ComEC/Rec2, producing the protein MRTVAVVARLLGPACAAGLVLGALACVLLPALPPRWLCIGLTLLALPGWAWRWRGRAVAAAVFGLAWAGCHGHMALQQQVPAAATAQDVRVRGRIADLPVRRDDHSRFLFDVAEAEGWPALQGRRLQVSWHAPRRSADPDALRGTLHAGAHWELSLRVRPPRSRINPGGFDAERHALLQGLAGSASVRDPGGARQLRTAHGLAAWRERCSTAIAAQVGRPSARFVQALAVGDTRGLTDTDWEQLRALGLTHLIAISGFHVGLVAGFAALLCAALWWLCPALARAWPRPQAAACTAALAAAFYTLLAGSELPTVRTAMMVAAVALARASRRPLGTAPALSLAAALLLLPAPLSVLSAGFWLSFGGVLWLLWCLPQRPPSGIGGVLRAALAGQGVASVALLPLAVVLFGGTSWLGPLINLPVIPWWSLLVVPLALLGTGLQALHDGAGMWPWRAAAWVFDLSWGLLQPLAQHPQAMWWLPQAPGWALPAALAGVFWWLLPRGAGGGLAGVLLCLPLLWPAAPGPRHGELEVLVHDVGQGAAVLLRTATHALWYDAGPPAGEGRERVLLPAVRALGQAPPAHLLLSHDHLDHAGALPALRRTLPGLQVLAPPGSQVEGARPCMKGLRWQWDGVDFQVLHPPADGSERDNEASCVLRVAGAHGVVLLPGDIGTRAEQQLLQAQAAAMRADVVLVPHHGSGGSSTAAWVAAVSPRLALVSAGHQNRFGHPKRDVVLRWRAVGAEVLATADAGAIRVWLGAQGLQVREQRIHAARWWDAAGRARSAAILSPIEQAAVGPEG; encoded by the coding sequence ATGCGCACCGTTGCCGTGGTTGCCCGCCTGCTGGGCCCTGCCTGTGCCGCCGGCCTGGTGCTGGGGGCGCTGGCGTGCGTGCTGCTGCCGGCATTGCCGCCGCGCTGGCTGTGCATCGGCCTGACGCTGCTGGCCCTGCCGGGGTGGGCGTGGCGGTGGCGCGGACGTGCGGTGGCCGCCGCCGTATTCGGCCTGGCCTGGGCCGGCTGCCACGGGCACATGGCCCTGCAGCAGCAGGTGCCGGCGGCGGCGACGGCACAGGATGTGCGGGTACGTGGGCGCATCGCTGACCTGCCGGTACGGCGCGATGACCACAGCCGTTTCCTGTTCGATGTGGCCGAGGCAGAAGGGTGGCCGGCGCTGCAGGGGAGGCGCCTGCAGGTCAGCTGGCATGCACCGCGGCGTTCCGCGGATCCCGATGCCCTGCGTGGCACGCTGCACGCCGGTGCCCATTGGGAGTTGTCGCTGCGCGTGCGGCCGCCGCGCTCACGGATCAATCCGGGGGGCTTCGATGCGGAACGCCATGCGCTGCTGCAGGGCCTGGCCGGCAGCGCCAGCGTGCGCGATCCCGGAGGCGCCCGACAGCTGCGCACCGCCCACGGCCTGGCCGCGTGGCGCGAGCGTTGCAGTACCGCCATCGCTGCGCAGGTCGGCAGGCCGTCCGCGCGATTCGTCCAGGCGCTGGCGGTGGGCGATACGCGGGGCCTGACCGATACCGACTGGGAGCAGCTGCGTGCGCTGGGCCTGACCCACCTGATCGCCATTTCCGGCTTCCACGTCGGGCTGGTCGCGGGTTTTGCGGCGCTGCTGTGCGCGGCTCTTTGGTGGCTTTGCCCTGCATTGGCACGCGCCTGGCCGCGTCCGCAGGCCGCCGCGTGCACCGCGGCGTTGGCGGCCGCCTTCTACACGCTGCTGGCGGGCAGCGAACTGCCCACCGTGCGCACCGCGATGATGGTCGCCGCGGTGGCACTGGCGCGGGCCAGCCGGCGGCCACTGGGCACGGCGCCGGCATTGTCCCTGGCGGCCGCGCTGCTGCTGCTGCCGGCCCCGCTGTCGGTGCTGTCGGCAGGCTTCTGGCTCAGTTTCGGTGGCGTGCTGTGGCTGCTGTGGTGCCTGCCGCAGCGGCCGCCGTCCGGCATCGGCGGCGTGCTGCGCGCGGCGCTGGCCGGGCAGGGCGTGGCCAGCGTGGCACTGCTGCCGCTGGCGGTGGTGCTGTTCGGCGGGACGTCGTGGCTGGGGCCGTTGATCAACCTGCCGGTGATTCCCTGGTGGAGCCTGCTGGTGGTGCCGCTGGCTCTGCTCGGTACCGGCCTGCAGGCGCTGCACGACGGGGCGGGGATGTGGCCCTGGCGCGCGGCGGCATGGGTGTTCGATCTCAGCTGGGGGCTGCTGCAGCCCCTGGCGCAGCACCCGCAGGCGATGTGGTGGCTGCCGCAGGCGCCGGGCTGGGCGCTGCCGGCGGCCCTTGCCGGGGTGTTCTGGTGGCTGCTGCCGCGCGGGGCAGGCGGCGGCCTGGCGGGCGTGCTGCTGTGCCTGCCGCTGCTGTGGCCCGCCGCACCGGGGCCGCGCCACGGCGAGCTGGAAGTGCTGGTGCACGATGTGGGGCAGGGTGCGGCGGTGCTGCTGCGCACCGCCACCCATGCGCTCTGGTACGACGCCGGGCCGCCGGCCGGGGAGGGCCGGGAACGTGTGCTGCTGCCGGCCGTGCGCGCGCTGGGGCAGGCACCGCCAGCGCACCTGCTGCTCAGCCACGACCATCTCGACCATGCGGGCGCGCTGCCGGCCCTGCGCCGGACGCTGCCAGGGCTGCAGGTGCTGGCCCCGCCGGGCAGCCAGGTCGAGGGCGCCCGGCCCTGCATGAAAGGCCTGCGCTGGCAGTGGGACGGGGTGGACTTCCAGGTGCTGCATCCGCCGGCCGATGGCAGCGAACGTGACAACGAGGCCAGCTGCGTGCTGCGGGTGGCCGGTGCCCACGGCGTCGTGCTGCTGCCCGGCGACATCGGCACCCGGGCCGAACAGCAGCTGCTGCAGGCGCAGGCGGCGGCCATGCGCGCCGACGTGGTGCTGGTGCCGCACCATGGCAGTGGCGGCAGCTCGACGGCGGCCTGGGTGGCGGCCGTGTCGCCCCGGCTGGCGCTGGTCTCGGCCGGCCACCAGAACCGCTTCGGCCACCCGAAACGTGACGTAGTCCTGCGCTGGCGGGCCGTGGGCGCCGAGGTGCTGGCCACGGCCGACGCCGGCGCGATCCGCGTATGGCTTGGCGCACAAGGGCTGCAGGTGCGTGAACAGCGTATCCACGCGGCCCGGTGGTGGGATGCCGCTGGGCGGGCGCGGTCGGCTGCTATCCTATCGCCGATCGAACAAGCGGCCGTTGGGCCGGAGGGTTGA
- a CDS encoding MotA/TolQ/ExbB proton channel family protein, with product MWELVKAGGWPMVPLLLLGVLALAIVLERFWSLRRNEVLPPGLGQEVRNWAARGKLDPAHLQTLRANSPLGALLAAALEARNRPRDQIRERIEDTGRHLVHRMERFLNALGTIASAGPLLGLLGTVIGMIQMFLGILDHGVGDVNQLAGGIGKALVCTATGMIVAIPALMFHRFFKGRIHGYVVEMEQEASALLDTLDGRPGVMNGAPAPRAAAPATAKA from the coding sequence GTGTGGGAACTGGTCAAGGCCGGTGGCTGGCCGATGGTGCCGCTGCTGCTGTTGGGCGTACTGGCTTTGGCGATCGTCCTGGAGCGTTTCTGGTCCCTGCGGCGCAATGAGGTGCTGCCGCCTGGCCTCGGCCAGGAAGTGCGCAACTGGGCTGCCCGCGGCAAGCTCGACCCGGCCCACCTGCAGACCCTGCGGGCGAACTCGCCGCTGGGCGCACTGCTGGCCGCGGCGCTGGAAGCCCGCAACCGCCCGCGCGACCAGATCCGCGAGCGCATCGAGGACACCGGCCGCCACCTGGTCCACCGCATGGAGCGTTTCCTCAACGCGCTGGGCACCATCGCCTCGGCCGGCCCGCTGCTGGGCCTGCTCGGCACGGTCATCGGCATGATCCAGATGTTCCTGGGCATCCTCGACCACGGCGTCGGTGATGTGAACCAGCTGGCCGGTGGCATCGGCAAGGCGCTGGTGTGCACCGCCACCGGCATGATCGTGGCCATCCCGGCGCTGATGTTCCATCGCTTCTTCAAGGGCCGCATCCACGGCTACGTGGTGGAGATGGAACAGGAAGCCAGCGCCCTGCTGGACACGCTGGACGGCCGCCCGGGCGTGATGAACGGCGCACCGGCGCCGCGTGCCGCCGCACCTGCCACGGCCAAGGCCTGA
- a CDS encoding biopolymer transporter ExbD: MRIGNDRSQDEPHIDLVPLIDVILVLIIFFVVTTTFDARSTLQVQLPTASDQQTNEPPRSLSVLINADGRYFVNDQEVLRTDVESVKQIIAAVAGTDREQTVLLRADARTPYQAVVTAQDALGQLGFRRIAIATAPEVRP; the protein is encoded by the coding sequence ATGCGCATCGGCAACGACCGATCCCAGGATGAGCCGCATATCGATCTGGTTCCGCTGATCGACGTCATCCTGGTCCTGATCATCTTCTTCGTGGTCACCACCACGTTCGATGCGCGCTCGACGCTGCAGGTGCAGCTGCCGACCGCCAGCGACCAGCAGACCAACGAGCCGCCGCGTTCGCTCAGCGTGCTGATCAACGCCGACGGCCGCTACTTCGTCAACGACCAGGAAGTGCTGCGCACCGACGTCGAGTCGGTCAAGCAGATCATTGCTGCGGTGGCCGGTACCGACCGCGAGCAGACCGTGCTGCTGCGTGCCGACGCGCGCACTCCCTACCAGGCCGTGGTCACCGCGCAGGATGCGCTGGGCCAGCTCGGCTTCCGCCGTATCGCAATCGCAACAGCGCCAGAGGTGCGTCCATGA
- the msbA gene encoding lipid A export permease/ATP-binding protein MsbA has translation MSSNHAPVWPIYKRLLGYTRAYWVFMVAAVIAMVVEALAGYHFTKLMEPLVNRGFVNPEPRMAVILPLTILGLFLMRSLATWVSDYTLAKTGRSVVRDLREQILEKYLHLPSSHFDTEATPVMVSRLNFDTEQVTQASADALKTVVADTLTIIAMLVVMLQMSVKVTLAMLLVVPLIGAIVSYVGKRYRRISRGIQDGMGTMAQTAEQSLAAQQEVKVHGTQQHEISRYSRLANRMLALNMKVEVTRAAASSVVQFLAALALAVIVWVSTREALAGKLNAGQFMGLMTSMMAIIPSLRRLTSVQTSISRGVAAAERLFGIIDMPVERDAGRTPLQRARGELAFEHVMLRYRADSGIALDDISFVARPGTVTAIVGRSGSGKTSLIRLVPRFYEPSGGLITLDGVALDDYPLADLRRQVAIVGQKVMLFDDTIAANIAYGMDATDEQIRAAAEAANAWEFIARMPQQLQTPVGENGALLSGGQRQRLAIARAILRDAPILILDEATAALDNESERLVQDALQRLMPERTTLVIAHRLSTIEHADQVLVMDHGRIVERGTHKELLEMGGLYQHLHSMQFRERQD, from the coding sequence ATGAGTTCCAATCACGCGCCGGTGTGGCCGATCTACAAACGCCTGCTCGGCTATACCCGGGCCTACTGGGTGTTCATGGTGGCCGCCGTCATCGCGATGGTGGTCGAGGCCCTGGCCGGCTACCACTTCACCAAGCTGATGGAACCGCTGGTCAACCGCGGCTTCGTCAACCCCGAGCCGCGCATGGCGGTGATCCTGCCGCTGACCATCCTTGGCCTGTTCCTGATGCGCAGCCTGGCCACCTGGGTCAGCGACTACACGCTGGCCAAGACCGGCCGCAGCGTGGTCCGCGACCTGCGTGAGCAGATCCTGGAAAAGTACCTGCACCTGCCGTCCTCGCACTTCGATACCGAAGCGACGCCGGTGATGGTCAGCCGCCTGAACTTCGATACCGAGCAGGTCACCCAGGCCAGCGCCGACGCGCTGAAGACCGTGGTGGCCGACACCCTGACCATCATCGCCATGCTGGTGGTGATGCTGCAGATGAGCGTCAAGGTGACCCTGGCCATGCTGCTGGTGGTGCCGCTGATCGGTGCCATCGTCTCCTACGTGGGCAAGCGCTACCGGCGCATCAGCCGCGGCATCCAGGACGGCATGGGTACCATGGCGCAGACCGCCGAGCAGTCGCTGGCCGCGCAGCAGGAAGTGAAGGTGCACGGCACCCAGCAGCACGAGATCAGCCGCTATTCGCGCCTGGCCAACCGCATGCTGGCGCTGAACATGAAAGTCGAAGTGACCCGCGCTGCAGCGTCGAGCGTGGTCCAGTTCCTGGCCGCGCTGGCGCTGGCGGTCATCGTCTGGGTGTCCACCCGCGAAGCGCTGGCCGGCAAGCTCAACGCTGGCCAGTTCATGGGCCTGATGACCTCGATGATGGCCATCATTCCCTCGCTGCGCCGCCTGACCAGCGTGCAGACCTCGATCTCGCGCGGCGTGGCCGCCGCCGAGCGCCTGTTCGGCATCATCGACATGCCGGTCGAGCGCGACGCAGGGCGCACGCCGCTGCAGCGCGCCCGCGGCGAACTGGCCTTCGAGCACGTCATGCTGCGCTACCGCGCCGACAGCGGCATCGCCCTGGATGACATCAGCTTCGTCGCCAGGCCCGGCACGGTCACCGCCATCGTCGGTCGTTCCGGCAGCGGCAAGACCAGCCTGATCCGCCTGGTGCCGCGCTTCTACGAGCCCAGCGGTGGCCTCATCACCCTCGATGGCGTGGCCCTGGATGACTATCCGCTGGCCGACCTGCGCCGTCAGGTGGCCATCGTCGGGCAGAAGGTCATGCTGTTCGACGACACCATCGCCGCCAACATCGCCTATGGCATGGACGCGACCGACGAACAGATCCGTGCCGCGGCCGAAGCCGCCAACGCCTGGGAGTTCATCGCGCGCATGCCGCAGCAGCTGCAGACCCCGGTGGGCGAGAACGGCGCGCTGCTGTCCGGCGGCCAGCGCCAGCGCCTGGCGATCGCCCGCGCGATCCTGCGCGACGCGCCGATCCTGATCCTGGACGAAGCCACTGCCGCGCTGGACAACGAATCCGAACGCCTGGTGCAGGACGCACTGCAGCGCCTGATGCCCGAGCGCACCACCCTGGTGATCGCGCACCGCCTGTCCACCATCGAGCACGCCGACCAGGTGCTGGTGATGGACCATGGCCGCATCGTCGAGCGTGGCACCCACAAGGAGCTGCTGGAAATGGGTGGCCTGTACCAGCACCTGCACAGCATGCAGTTCCGCGAAAGGCAGGACTGA